The proteins below are encoded in one region of Acidithiobacillus ferrooxidans ATCC 23270:
- a CDS encoding addiction module antidote protein encodes MEKLELHTWDSAEHLKTEADIAAYLDACFEEAGDDAAFIARALGTVARARGMTRLAHDAGMGRESLYKALSGEGNPSFATILKVAKALGVRIRAEALHV; translated from the coding sequence ATGGAAAAATTGGAATTGCACACATGGGACAGTGCCGAGCACCTGAAAACCGAAGCGGACATCGCGGCTTATCTCGACGCCTGTTTTGAAGAGGCGGGGGATGACGCGGCCTTCATCGCCAGGGCGCTGGGTACCGTTGCCCGCGCGCGCGGCATGACCCGGCTGGCCCATGACGCCGGCATGGGCAGGGAAAGCCTCTACAAAGCCCTTTCCGGAGAAGGCAACCCCAGTTTTGCCACCATTCTCAAGGTAGCCAAAGCCTTGGGTGTGCGCATTCGCGCCGAAGCTCTGCACGTCTGA
- a CDS encoding Hsp20/alpha crystallin family protein produces MANEVSRPVVKSVRQVEPLENLIETVWPGVFSPFITRQATQPQIAHIDVLDHDDAFVLKAEIAGVDKDKLDVQVHGNQVYISGVKEEDSSREEGNYIYRERRYGEFSRTVQLPADVNGDQTKAIYKDGVLELTLPKTESAKRKKIAIS; encoded by the coding sequence ATGGCAAATGAAGTTTCACGTCCGGTGGTCAAGAGTGTTCGTCAGGTAGAACCTTTGGAAAACTTAATAGAAACAGTGTGGCCTGGAGTATTTTCTCCTTTCATTACCCGACAGGCCACGCAACCCCAAATCGCGCATATTGATGTCCTTGATCACGATGACGCTTTTGTATTGAAGGCGGAGATTGCCGGCGTAGATAAGGATAAGCTGGATGTCCAGGTACACGGTAACCAGGTCTATATCAGTGGCGTCAAGGAAGAAGATAGCTCTCGGGAAGAAGGGAATTATATCTACCGAGAGCGTCGATATGGAGAGTTTTCTCGCACCGTGCAGCTCCCTGCAGATGTGAATGGCGATCAAACCAAGGCCATATACAAAGATGGTGTTTTAGAGTTGACTCTGCCTAAAACAGAATCTGCCAAACGCAAAAAGATTGCGATTTCCTGA
- a CDS encoding EexN family lipoprotein, which produces MMMKKALLLAVLGAMLAGCAHQPVYTAQYYRTHKAALKKEIAFCAKAEKVSDSEAKNCRTAQAVQSDEEAANGLFSGGTNNPALLP; this is translated from the coding sequence ATGATGATGAAAAAAGCGCTATTACTTGCAGTGCTGGGCGCCATGCTGGCCGGTTGCGCACACCAGCCTGTGTACACCGCGCAGTATTACCGGACCCACAAGGCAGCGCTCAAAAAGGAAATCGCCTTCTGCGCGAAGGCGGAAAAGGTTTCCGATAGCGAGGCGAAGAACTGTCGGACGGCGCAGGCGGTACAGTCGGATGAAGAGGCGGCAAATGGGCTCTTCTCCGGCGGTACGAACAACCCCGCATTGCTGCCGTAA
- a CDS encoding trypsin-like peptidase domain-containing protein codes for MRKIQWKRPRYIVSLAVAVALGFGLGATGWVFGESGHTITPLPSPSEAETRPRLVKIPDFSPIVKKYGNAIVRISDSDTKIVHEHQGFFNPFPKDSPFFGFFHGLPNYTPPEKEVTKALGSGFIISHNGYIVTAGHVVRGMHHIMVTLNNHHAYRAKVVGLSVHYDTALLKIHAHDLPIVQLGNSKNLQVGQWLLAIGMPFGLYNTVTQGVVSAMNRSLPHDNQYIPFIQSDVPINPGNSGGPLFNMRGQVVGINDQIYTNDGGYMGLSFSIPIDTAMRAVHAFERHQKVKFGWLGVEIQSMTPQMAQAMHLPEPVGALIAQVMPSSPAAKAGIKSGEVIVAYDHRPIYNVSTLPPLVGDTPPGRIVPIGILDHGKPRTLQVQVGEMPQKMLVAADQQSIDIRRLGVRVGTLGPKEQQKLGVDHGVLIQSVYPGPASFIGLRSGMAILSINQLRVTSPEQLAQLVKSLPANTPISMRIRNHHGSIFVVITLPTR; via the coding sequence ATGAGAAAAATCCAATGGAAAAGACCACGCTATATAGTATCCCTTGCTGTTGCCGTTGCGTTGGGTTTCGGACTGGGAGCAACGGGATGGGTTTTTGGGGAATCAGGTCATACCATTACGCCTCTGCCCTCACCAAGTGAGGCAGAAACAAGGCCAAGATTGGTCAAGATACCGGACTTTAGCCCAATCGTAAAAAAATATGGCAACGCAATCGTTAGAATCAGCGATTCTGACACAAAAATAGTTCATGAACATCAGGGGTTTTTTAATCCATTTCCGAAAGACTCGCCGTTTTTTGGTTTCTTTCATGGGCTACCAAATTACACGCCCCCGGAAAAGGAGGTGACCAAGGCTCTCGGGTCTGGATTCATCATCTCTCACAACGGTTACATCGTCACGGCGGGACATGTCGTGAGAGGCATGCACCATATTATGGTGACCCTGAATAATCATCACGCGTATCGAGCCAAAGTGGTCGGATTATCCGTCCATTATGATACCGCGTTGCTGAAGATTCATGCCCACGATCTGCCTATCGTACAACTGGGGAACTCAAAGAACCTTCAGGTCGGTCAGTGGCTGCTGGCTATTGGTATGCCGTTTGGACTCTATAACACCGTAACCCAAGGCGTGGTCAGCGCCATGAATAGATCACTACCTCATGATAATCAGTACATACCATTCATTCAAAGCGATGTGCCCATCAATCCTGGAAATTCTGGCGGTCCGCTTTTCAACATGCGTGGACAGGTCGTCGGGATCAATGATCAGATTTATACTAACGATGGCGGCTACATGGGGTTATCCTTCAGCATCCCGATTGATACCGCGATGCGTGCCGTTCATGCATTCGAGCGCCATCAGAAAGTAAAATTTGGTTGGCTGGGTGTCGAAATTCAGTCAATGACGCCACAAATGGCGCAGGCGATGCACCTTCCGGAACCAGTAGGCGCATTGATCGCGCAGGTTATGCCCTCGAGTCCTGCGGCAAAAGCGGGCATTAAGTCCGGGGAAGTGATCGTGGCTTATGATCACCGTCCTATTTACAACGTTAGCACGCTCCCTCCATTAGTAGGTGACACACCACCAGGCAGGATTGTGCCCATCGGCATCCTCGATCACGGGAAGCCCAGGACATTGCAGGTTCAGGTCGGCGAGATGCCGCAAAAGATGCTGGTGGCTGCCGATCAACAGAGCATCGACATTCGTCGTCTAGGGGTACGCGTTGGCACCTTGGGACCAAAGGAGCAGCAGAAACTCGGGGTGGATCACGGCGTATTGATTCAGTCCGTCTATCCGGGGCCAGCATCTTTTATTGGCCTACGGAGTGGAATGGCGATTTTGTCCATCAACCAACTGCGGGTAACCAGCCCTGAACAATTGGCTCAACTGGTGAAATCTCTCCCTGCGAATACACCCATTTCCATGCGTATTCGCAATCACCATGGGAGTATTTTCGTCGTGATTACGCTGCCCACACGATAG
- the trbJ gene encoding P-type conjugative transfer protein TrbJ, with amino-acid sequence MSIQSKAVMLSVSLALLPAPAFAVSEVAGATFPEQIVQEATSVQQLAKQAQEVTTQISMYANDIERYQNMVANTLNMPAAMYAQIWNPLVGSIQKLTSIYSQAQALGYAGQNIGAELAQEYQGAGSSIQNLSSVYANWNQTTNTDMEDALESQHLAAQNFATQDASMQTIQNEAQTAQGREQVAAAAVAAANVTTKSIQQLEQITMAGKDAQIAYLKQKKAEKNVTAQEAADGLFSGGTNNPSLLP; translated from the coding sequence ATGAGCATCCAAAGCAAGGCAGTCATGCTGAGCGTGAGCCTCGCTCTATTGCCGGCGCCCGCCTTTGCCGTCAGTGAAGTGGCCGGTGCCACTTTTCCTGAACAGATCGTCCAGGAAGCGACGTCTGTTCAGCAGTTGGCGAAGCAGGCGCAGGAAGTGACGACACAGATCAGCATGTACGCCAACGATATTGAGCGCTATCAGAACATGGTGGCCAACACCCTGAACATGCCGGCGGCCATGTACGCCCAGATCTGGAATCCGCTGGTGGGATCCATTCAGAAACTGACCAGCATTTATAGCCAGGCACAGGCGCTGGGCTACGCCGGGCAGAATATCGGCGCTGAACTCGCGCAGGAGTATCAGGGGGCTGGCAGCTCCATCCAGAATCTGTCCTCCGTCTATGCCAACTGGAACCAGACGACCAACACCGACATGGAAGACGCGCTGGAGTCCCAGCACCTGGCGGCGCAGAACTTCGCGACACAGGATGCATCCATGCAGACGATCCAGAATGAAGCGCAGACAGCTCAAGGCCGGGAGCAGGTGGCCGCTGCCGCCGTGGCTGCGGCCAACGTCACCACCAAGTCGATCCAGCAACTGGAGCAGATCACCATGGCTGGCAAGGACGCGCAGATCGCTTATCTGAAGCAGAAGAAGGCGGAAAAGAACGTGACTGCGCAAGAAGCTGCAGACGGACTCTTTTCCGGTGGCACGAACAACCCCAGCCTTTTGCCTTGA
- the trbB gene encoding P-type conjugative transfer ATPase TrbB — protein MNIHAHDQQEQQAHARRIEQMRRILGLEIAALFDDTGVVEIMANPDGRVFVERLGSGISPLGEIDASRVQSLLGLMADYLHTTVSRDRPIVEGAMPIEFLRSRFAGAIPPLVEGASFSIRLPARSVYTLDQYVEAGIITAAQMDTLSDAVLSRKNILVSGGTGSGKTTLANALIDRISKLSDIGTRIVIIEDTRELQCTAPNVIQFLTDDDAGIDMTRLLKLTLRYRPDRILVGEVRDKAALALLKAWNTGHPGGIATLHANNPEAALLRLDQLCQEAGVPAQQTLIHEAVDIVLQIARDPNHPAGRRISAILNVKDGVLIS, from the coding sequence GTGAACATCCACGCGCACGATCAGCAGGAACAGCAGGCCCATGCCCGCCGGATCGAGCAGATGCGGCGCATTCTGGGGCTGGAGATCGCCGCCCTGTTCGATGACACTGGCGTCGTCGAGATTATGGCCAACCCCGACGGACGGGTCTTCGTCGAGCGTCTGGGGTCGGGAATATCCCCCCTGGGCGAGATCGATGCGAGCCGAGTCCAGTCCCTGCTGGGGCTCATGGCTGACTACCTGCATACCACGGTGAGCCGTGACCGGCCCATCGTCGAGGGGGCCATGCCCATCGAGTTCCTGCGCAGCCGCTTTGCCGGCGCGATTCCGCCCCTGGTGGAGGGCGCGTCTTTCAGTATCCGCCTGCCGGCCCGTTCGGTGTACACCCTCGATCAGTACGTTGAGGCGGGCATCATCACGGCGGCGCAGATGGACACCCTCTCCGATGCCGTGCTTTCCCGCAAGAATATCCTGGTGAGCGGTGGCACAGGATCCGGCAAGACCACCCTGGCCAACGCCCTCATCGACAGGATCTCCAAACTATCCGATATCGGCACCCGCATCGTGATTATCGAAGATACCCGGGAGCTCCAATGCACCGCTCCCAATGTGATCCAGTTCCTGACCGACGATGATGCGGGCATCGACATGACGCGCCTCTTAAAGCTCACGTTGCGCTATCGGCCCGACCGCATACTGGTGGGCGAGGTCCGCGACAAGGCGGCCCTGGCGCTGCTCAAAGCCTGGAATACGGGACATCCGGGCGGCATCGCCACCCTGCACGCCAACAACCCCGAAGCGGCCTTGTTGCGTTTGGACCAGCTCTGCCAGGAAGCGGGTGTTCCCGCGCAGCAGACGCTGATCCATGAGGCGGTGGATATCGTTTTGCAGATTGCCCGTGACCCGAATCATCCTGCTGGTCGCAGGATTTCGGCCATCCTCAATGTGAAAGACGGCGTGCTGATCTCGTGA
- a CDS encoding phosphate-starvation-inducible PsiE family protein, whose translation MRNRWFLERLRTNWTVLTIYERFEQIVSLVISLLLSILIMAALWNLISSVAHLINTPGAVVQEDQFPVVFGSIMSLLMALEFNHTIFHSIQHRGQIVRVKTVVLIAILGISREYILLDAKPLHAAIIVGYGISILCLGIVYYVLDIRESSNSSFR comes from the coding sequence ATGAGGAACAGATGGTTTCTTGAAAGACTCCGCACAAACTGGACGGTTCTTACGATTTACGAACGTTTCGAGCAGATCGTCTCATTAGTGATTTCGCTATTGCTTTCGATTCTCATCATGGCTGCTCTTTGGAACCTGATTTCCAGCGTCGCGCATCTAATCAACACGCCAGGCGCTGTAGTGCAGGAAGACCAGTTTCCAGTCGTCTTTGGATCCATCATGAGTTTATTGATGGCCCTGGAATTTAACCATACGATTTTCCATTCCATTCAACACCGTGGACAAATAGTCCGCGTGAAAACCGTTGTCCTCATTGCGATATTAGGCATTTCGAGAGAGTACATTCTGCTAGACGCAAAACCACTGCACGCCGCCATCATCGTTGGCTATGGAATTTCTATATTGTGCCTGGGAATAGTTTACTATGTTCTTGATATCAGGGAGAGCAGTAATTCGTCATTTCGATAA
- a CDS encoding VirB4 family type IV secretion/conjugal transfer ATPase codes for MRSLKQYRDQALGLPDLLNIAFLVDGWQTDAGEMAIALQKDGSFLAGFRYDGPDLESQSTQDLEALSATWNNAIARLGTDWGVHVTAIREPADGYIDESECAFRDPVSRLIEAERRAQFGSETHHYVSRYYLTVAWRTPIDAEVQLVQSMIQKKAGKQPGQLADAAFRDTLARYRQVIEVILGIFRHGYRVKAMDADALLTHIHECLTGATHRVNAPRIPAYLDALIGHHDFVGGLEPSMDGEEIRVVTVLGYPSMTFPEMLENLHSLPIPLRYTLRFLPLDPPDAVADMAKIRDRWFGSRANMKSLLTEKMTGEAQGQLSADDTVVNLAYDAKQAVNEAREGAVKFGNFTLSVVLRSADEKVLADRIKAIKTFFDNAGYVAHLETTNTVEAFLGSIPGHLYENIRRPLMHSLNVADFAPKTEIWAGEARCPSPLMNLSDGRKAPPLLYAATTGNTPFRLNLHVGDLGHSLIAGMTGGGKSTLLALLAAQWQRYPDSRVIAFDKGMSLYALTEAMGGQHYDLNGPTSDLFFAPLQHVDDPAEAAFAADWVEALATLQGMTITSTERSAIRDAVHGLARESGRSLTALVQMIQNRGIKDALQYYTLTGQTGKLLDAESDGLSMADASMITFEMSHLMNGGPAEHRVTVPVLLYLFHRIEQMLDGRPTLILLDEAWTFLDNELFLAKLRQWLKELRKKNAAVVFATQSLNDLKNSPLLPVLKESCPTKIFLPNRAATSPDLRPLYIDMGLNDRQIDLVAASTPKQDYYLSTPECQRRIQFGMGPVTLAFCGVSDPREVKRVVELKTQHGDRWPIAWLKERLSPSIRDGWVSYAESLYQGERA; via the coding sequence ATGCGCTCCCTGAAACAGTACCGCGATCAGGCCCTGGGTCTTCCCGATCTGTTGAACATCGCTTTTCTGGTGGATGGCTGGCAGACGGATGCCGGGGAAATGGCCATCGCGCTGCAAAAAGACGGGAGCTTTCTGGCGGGGTTCCGCTATGACGGGCCTGATCTCGAAAGCCAGTCCACGCAGGATCTGGAGGCGCTCTCGGCCACCTGGAATAACGCCATCGCCCGGCTGGGCACGGACTGGGGCGTGCATGTCACGGCGATTCGCGAGCCGGCCGACGGCTATATCGACGAATCGGAGTGCGCCTTTCGCGACCCGGTGTCGCGCCTCATCGAGGCCGAGAGGCGGGCGCAGTTTGGATCGGAAACCCATCACTATGTCAGCCGCTATTACCTTACAGTTGCCTGGCGAACGCCCATTGATGCGGAAGTGCAGTTGGTACAGTCCATGATCCAAAAGAAAGCCGGTAAACAACCCGGGCAGCTGGCCGATGCGGCATTCCGGGACACGCTGGCCCGCTACCGGCAGGTGATTGAAGTTATCCTGGGCATTTTCAGGCACGGATACCGGGTGAAGGCCATGGATGCCGACGCCCTGCTGACCCATATCCATGAGTGCCTGACCGGCGCCACGCATCGCGTCAATGCGCCCCGGATTCCGGCGTATCTGGATGCCCTCATCGGGCACCATGATTTTGTGGGCGGTCTGGAGCCGTCCATGGACGGGGAAGAGATTCGCGTCGTAACGGTTCTGGGCTATCCCAGCATGACCTTCCCCGAGATGCTGGAGAACCTGCATAGCCTGCCCATTCCCCTACGCTACACGCTCCGCTTCCTGCCCCTTGATCCGCCGGATGCGGTGGCGGACATGGCGAAGATCCGGGATCGCTGGTTTGGCTCCCGGGCCAACATGAAATCCCTGCTTACGGAGAAGATGACGGGCGAAGCCCAGGGACAGTTGTCCGCCGACGATACGGTGGTGAACCTCGCCTATGACGCCAAGCAGGCCGTCAATGAGGCGCGGGAGGGCGCTGTGAAGTTTGGCAACTTCACGCTATCCGTCGTGCTGCGTTCCGCCGATGAAAAAGTGCTCGCGGACCGGATCAAGGCGATCAAGACCTTCTTCGACAATGCCGGCTATGTCGCCCACCTGGAAACGACCAATACGGTAGAAGCGTTCCTGGGCAGCATCCCGGGTCATCTCTATGAGAACATCCGCCGGCCACTGATGCACTCGCTGAATGTTGCGGATTTCGCGCCCAAGACGGAAATCTGGGCCGGTGAAGCGCGTTGCCCGAGTCCGCTGATGAATCTGTCTGACGGCCGCAAAGCTCCGCCCCTGCTGTACGCGGCGACCACGGGAAATACGCCCTTCCGACTGAATCTCCATGTCGGCGATCTGGGGCACAGCCTGATTGCCGGCATGACCGGGGGCGGAAAGAGTACGCTCCTGGCCCTGTTGGCCGCGCAATGGCAACGTTATCCCGACAGCCGGGTGATTGCCTTCGACAAGGGCATGAGTCTCTACGCCCTCACGGAAGCCATGGGTGGGCAGCATTATGATCTGAACGGCCCGACCTCCGATCTGTTTTTTGCACCCCTGCAGCACGTCGATGATCCGGCCGAGGCGGCTTTTGCGGCCGACTGGGTGGAAGCGTTGGCCACCTTGCAGGGCATGACGATCACCTCTACGGAGCGTTCGGCCATTCGTGACGCTGTGCATGGCCTGGCCCGGGAATCCGGGCGCTCGCTCACGGCGCTGGTCCAGATGATCCAGAACCGGGGGATCAAGGATGCCTTGCAGTATTACACCCTGACCGGGCAAACGGGGAAGCTGCTTGATGCCGAGAGTGACGGGCTGTCGATGGCCGATGCCAGCATGATCACTTTCGAGATGAGTCACCTGATGAACGGCGGCCCGGCGGAGCACCGGGTAACGGTTCCGGTACTGCTGTATCTGTTCCACCGGATCGAACAGATGCTGGATGGACGGCCCACCCTCATTTTGCTCGATGAGGCCTGGACCTTCCTGGACAACGAGCTGTTTCTGGCGAAGTTGCGGCAATGGCTGAAGGAACTGCGGAAGAAGAATGCCGCCGTCGTTTTTGCCACACAGTCCCTGAATGATCTCAAGAACAGCCCCTTGCTCCCGGTCCTGAAGGAGTCCTGCCCGACGAAAATCTTCCTGCCCAACCGGGCTGCCACCAGTCCGGATCTCAGACCCCTGTATATCGACATGGGGCTGAATGATCGGCAAATCGATCTGGTGGCGGCGTCCACGCCGAAGCAGGACTACTACCTGTCCACACCCGAATGTCAGCGCCGGATTCAGTTTGGCATGGGGCCGGTCACCCTGGCTTTTTGCGGTGTCTCCGATCCACGTGAGGTCAAGCGGGTAGTGGAGCTCAAGACGCAGCACGGCGATCGATGGCCGATCGCCTGGCTGAAAGAGCGGCTGTCACCCAGCATCCGGGATGGCTGGGTGAGCTATGCGGAGTCCCTTTACCAGGGAGAACGGGCATGA
- the trbL gene encoding P-type conjugative transfer protein TrbL, giving the protein MRGHRRFPWVMGMLLGAFPGISFAAGSGSLSQVQSLLRGKILPWQSVMQTAATDLFYVLAAVEFSVLFLNHVLQKRGHEDLFAGIIKKVVTLGFFLTLLDNSGTWIPDIINGLAGGAHALGVTAVTPGQIATEALQAFLGIVLSPIAAATHNLGNTFSDIFSGNFSAAFSSAGKAVASSNPASLLVETLLAGIIGLLAGVGILVMALEFLMVQIESYLVIALGVIMLAGGGLRWTAKYVGSYFDYAINVGVRLFILTALAYLVTYSIVPLIQTILENVTNPLQAGFEVLILGALIALLPRKASSIASSLLSGNSSFSGGELAKEGGMIAGGTVALGAAGVGLAAAAGGGLAAGGLSAAAGAGGGAAGGAGSLAGGLTGAAGAGETGAAAGVAAPEAGAMSASGGASSGAGAGNAVLAPGMGGSAGSEAPQAARAVQAPAPITQSTGQQNPSKGVEAPSQETVKEAGQDKRNDQEMSASEPFAGGEPQPDAPPVPVNAVPAPEPVSAPSGGGGQGSTAAPAPGAAVSGGATMDDVVEQLKQMQGQPKGVADRIKKGFAGRFLKHVEEITTAKSNQVQKNAIDSSHPRDFD; this is encoded by the coding sequence ATGCGTGGACACCGCAGGTTTCCGTGGGTCATGGGCATGCTTCTGGGTGCCTTCCCCGGCATTTCGTTCGCAGCGGGTTCGGGATCGTTGAGTCAGGTGCAAAGCCTTTTGCGAGGCAAAATTCTTCCCTGGCAAAGTGTCATGCAAACGGCGGCCACGGATCTGTTCTACGTCCTGGCGGCGGTCGAGTTCTCCGTCCTGTTTCTGAACCATGTTCTGCAAAAGCGTGGGCACGAAGATCTCTTTGCCGGTATCATCAAGAAGGTGGTGACGCTGGGGTTTTTCCTGACCCTGCTCGACAACTCCGGGACCTGGATTCCCGACATCATCAATGGTCTGGCCGGTGGAGCGCACGCGCTTGGCGTGACGGCCGTGACACCCGGGCAGATCGCGACGGAGGCTCTTCAGGCATTTCTCGGGATCGTGCTGTCTCCAATAGCTGCCGCGACCCACAACCTGGGCAATACCTTCAGCGACATTTTCAGTGGTAACTTCTCTGCGGCTTTTTCTTCTGCGGGCAAAGCGGTCGCCAGCAGCAACCCGGCATCGCTCCTGGTAGAGACCCTCCTGGCGGGGATCATTGGCCTACTGGCGGGCGTGGGCATTCTGGTCATGGCCCTGGAGTTTCTGATGGTCCAGATCGAGAGTTACCTGGTGATCGCCCTGGGCGTGATCATGCTGGCCGGCGGCGGGCTGCGCTGGACGGCCAAGTATGTCGGCAGTTATTTCGATTACGCCATCAACGTGGGTGTCCGTCTTTTTATCCTGACCGCGCTGGCGTATCTGGTGACCTACAGCATCGTGCCGCTGATCCAGACGATCCTGGAGAATGTCACGAATCCTTTGCAGGCTGGATTCGAGGTGCTTATTCTGGGCGCCCTCATCGCCCTGTTGCCCCGCAAGGCATCCAGCATTGCCAGTAGCCTCCTGTCCGGTAACTCATCCTTCTCCGGCGGAGAACTGGCCAAGGAAGGCGGGATGATCGCTGGTGGTACGGTAGCACTGGGAGCGGCTGGCGTGGGCCTGGCCGCCGCTGCGGGCGGGGGGCTTGCCGCTGGTGGACTCTCCGCGGCGGCGGGTGCTGGAGGCGGTGCTGCCGGAGGGGCTGGCAGTCTTGCAGGCGGCCTTACCGGGGCGGCGGGCGCGGGAGAAACCGGCGCGGCGGCTGGTGTGGCGGCACCGGAAGCTGGGGCGATGTCCGCAAGCGGTGGCGCGAGTTCCGGCGCGGGCGCAGGGAACGCCGTACTGGCCCCCGGCATGGGTGGTTCGGCGGGTAGTGAGGCTCCACAGGCAGCCAGGGCTGTGCAGGCTCCAGCGCCCATTACGCAATCCACTGGCCAGCAAAACCCATCCAAGGGTGTCGAGGCGCCGAGCCAGGAAACTGTAAAGGAAGCGGGCCAGGATAAGCGGAACGATCAGGAAATGAGTGCAAGCGAACCCTTCGCAGGGGGCGAACCCCAGCCCGACGCGCCGCCCGTCCCGGTCAATGCGGTTCCGGCGCCAGAACCCGTCAGCGCGCCTTCCGGCGGTGGCGGTCAGGGAAGCACGGCGGCTCCGGCTCCGGGTGCGGCCGTGAGTGGCGGTGCCACGATGGACGATGTGGTCGAGCAGCTGAAACAGATGCAGGGGCAGCCCAAGGGAGTGGCGGATAGGATCAAAAAAGGTTTTGCCGGTAGATTTCTAAAACATGTGGAGGAAATAACTACGGCAAAATCAAATCAAGTCCAGAAGAACGCCATAGATTCCAGTCACCCAAGAGATTTTGATTGA
- a CDS encoding TrbC/VirB2 family protein, which yields MKKRLKAIFSGVRKVSAAGLMVLAPGMAFASTSGGVFSPIAGPLNTVLTGMQDLGGLVAAGGFVATGLSWWHGGEHKKAMMIGMGATVGGIAMANAKSLATSITGGATMGHVGILGLAASHALHVVGL from the coding sequence ATGAAAAAGCGGTTGAAGGCAATATTCTCCGGGGTTCGCAAGGTCAGCGCCGCGGGCCTCATGGTCCTGGCCCCCGGCATGGCGTTCGCGTCCACATCCGGCGGTGTGTTTTCTCCCATTGCGGGGCCGCTGAATACGGTCCTGACGGGTATGCAGGATTTGGGCGGGCTGGTCGCCGCTGGCGGCTTCGTCGCGACGGGACTTTCCTGGTGGCATGGCGGCGAACACAAAAAGGCCATGATGATTGGCATGGGTGCGACGGTCGGGGGCATTGCCATGGCCAATGCGAAATCGCTCGCCACCAGCATCACCGGCGGCGCCACGATGGGCCATGTGGGCATCCTGGGCCTCGCCGCATCACACGCGCTGCACGTCGTGGGGCTCTAG
- a CDS encoding VirB3 family type IV secretion system protein, translated as MAAEHTRRLPLHPSLTKPMLVAGGEREATFALWFVCLSIPVLVSLWFIPVGLIVGGVGQSFLRTLAKHDPQSFGVVRRHWSQQSVYLGGASAYAPVQYKAPKEQTQSAASGGVLKALANLMRKNK; from the coding sequence ATGGCGGCGGAGCATACCCGCCGTCTCCCGCTCCACCCCTCCCTGACCAAGCCCATGCTCGTCGCGGGGGGTGAGCGGGAGGCCACATTTGCCCTTTGGTTCGTCTGTCTCTCTATACCGGTTCTGGTCTCTCTCTGGTTCATCCCGGTGGGTCTCATCGTCGGCGGAGTGGGGCAGTCGTTTCTGCGAACACTCGCAAAACACGACCCGCAATCCTTTGGCGTCGTGCGTCGCCACTGGAGCCAGCAATCCGTCTACCTGGGCGGGGCCAGCGCTTATGCGCCAGTCCAATACAAGGCCCCCAAAGAACAGACGCAAAGTGCCGCGTCTGGTGGCGTGCTCAAGGCCTTGGCAAACCTCATGAGGAAGAATAAATAA
- a CDS encoding type II toxin-antitoxin system RelE/ParE family toxin: MRDRRARARVQVRIDRMELAHFGDCEPVGEGVSEMRIHYGPGYRVYLKRFGLELVVLLAGGDKSTQSADIALALKLARQLEG, translated from the coding sequence CTGCGGGATCGCAGGGCGAGGGCGCGCGTTCAGGTGCGAATCGATCGCATGGAGTTGGCCCATTTTGGCGACTGCGAACCCGTCGGAGAGGGCGTATCCGAGATGCGTATCCATTACGGTCCCGGCTATCGGGTGTACTTGAAGCGGTTTGGCCTGGAACTCGTCGTGCTTCTGGCCGGAGGCGACAAATCCACGCAATCGGCCGACATTGCCCTAGCATTGAAGTTGGCACGACAACTGGAGGGGTGA